A DNA window from Polyodon spathula isolate WHYD16114869_AA chromosome 18, ASM1765450v1, whole genome shotgun sequence contains the following coding sequences:
- the LOC121330499 gene encoding uncharacterized protein LOC121330499 isoform X2, with product MENGKLQLENKGYEVTERGGGAPAALTARGEGAPAAFMARGEGAPAAFMARVSPSCRLRRLLRVRLCCRLPGVHCCCRLPGVRCFLRLPGVRCCRHMGSLPALLRRGSKPALLRLGLLPSLLRLGSLPGLLCLKSLPALPRRGLLRALLHLGSLPALLCLGSLRALLCLGSLRALPCLESQPVLLRLGSLPTLLRRGPVPRSASLGVAASNTVAGPPQRGTAGHEQGGGGGQENCSPATFWLLDSVAGAPEEGTAIQKDVGGEGPPSMAAPIDTLLPLFWNFETERGGPCVLCTKGGLCM from the coding sequence agggggaggagcccctgccgccttaaCAGCCAGAGGTgaaggagcccctgccgccttcatgGCCAGAGGTgaaggagcccctgccgccttcatgGCCAGGGTCTCCCCCTCCTGCCGTCtccgtcgcctcctgagggtccgcttgTGCTGTCGCCTCCCAGGGGTCCactgctgctgtcgcctcccaGGGGTCCGCTGCTTCCTTCGCCTCCCGGGGGTCCGCTGCTGTCGTCACATGGGGtctctgccagctctgcttcgccggGGTTCGAaaccagctctgcttcgcctggggttgctgccgtctctgcttcgcctgggttCGCTGCCGGGTCTGCTTTGCCTGAAGTCGCTGCCAGCTTTGCCTCGCCGggggttgctgagggctctgcttcatctggggtcactgcctgctctgctttgCCTTGGGTCGCTGAGGGCACTGCTTTgtctggggtcgctgagggctttGCCTTGCCTGGAGTCGCAACCagttctgcttcgcctggggtcgctgccaacTCTGCTCCGTCGGGGGCCGGTGCCACGCTCTGCTTCACTGGGGGTCGCTGCAAGCAATACTGTGGCTGGACCCCCACAAAGGGGAACTGCCGGCCATGaacagggagggggggggggtcaggagaaCTGCTCCCCCGCAACATTTTGGCTGCTGGatagtgtggctggagccccggaagagggaacTGCCATCCAAAAAGATGTGGGGGGTGAAGGACCTCCCTCCATGGCTGCCCCCATTGACACCTTGCTTCCCCTCTTCTGGAACTTTGAGACTGAGAGGGgagggccatgtgtgctttgcacaaaggGGGGGTTGTGTATGTAa